From the Pungitius pungitius chromosome 6, fPunPun2.1, whole genome shotgun sequence genome, one window contains:
- the ankrd34c gene encoding ankyrin repeat domain-containing protein 34C, translated as MADILELRTDGNSLLKAVWLRRLRLTRLLLEGGAYINESNERGETPLMVACMSTHTDQQSVSKSKLVKYLLDNQADPNIQDKAGKTALMQACIHRAGHEVVEHLLRNGADPSLEDRSGASALVYAINADDKETLKLLLDACKAKGKEVIIITTDKSPSGTKTTKQYLNVPPSPELDEKSSQAYCTSPSDINVTASPTTEQEQQNTVFSFQTKLKTSSSAAKLANGPTSPARRPANPKRARLPQLKRLQSEPWGLIAPSVLAAAAYEESKKASSEDDVAAGVNGLCLNKRSALSRQSSVDGKDSFFPLVGEQPCKITTSISVPPTSKASYERSLGQHQSLVRRSTVPTEQEGSSCTGGLASLRDTVHRRHLETDHYDSDSQLYSGSAMLDSPKVPVERRKLNTSPLAMLTSSRESLDSNASTSSPSTAHRRATGLLERRGSGTLLLDHISHTRPGHLPPLNFNPNPPIPDIGASSKPSSPLATGIRSIAPVAPNTPKRGGLKSKKKLVRRHSMQVEQMKQLSDFEEMAH; from the coding sequence ATGGCAGATATACTGGAGCTGCGGACGGATGGAAATTCACTCCTGAAGGCGGTGTGGCTCAGACGCTTGAGACTCACCAGGCTCCTGTTGGAAGGAGGAGCGTATATCAACGAGAGCAATGAACGTGGAGAGACACCACTCATGGTGGCCTGcatgtccacacacactgaccaGCAGAGCGTGAGCAAGTCAAAGCTGGTGAAATATCTGCTGGACAACCAGGCGGACCCCAACATACAGGACAAAGCTGGTAAGACCGCTCTAATGCAAGCCTGCATCCACAGGGCTGGACACGAGGTGGTAGAGCACCTGCTGAGAAACGGAGCTGACCCCAGTCTGGAGGACAGGAGCGGGGCCTCGGCGCTGGTCTATGCCATCAATGCAGATGATAAGGAGACACTGAAACTGCTCTTGGACGCCTGCAAAGCGAAAGGCAAGGAGGTTATCATAATCACCACGGATAAGTCACCGTCCGGCACTAAAACAACCAAACAGTACCTGAATGTCCCCCCATCACCAGAGCTGGATGAGAAGTCCTCCCAGGCATACTGCACCTCTCCGTCTGACATCAACGTCACTGCATCGCCCACAACTGAGCAAGAGCAACAAAACACGGTTTTCAGTTTCCAGACCAAGCTGAAAACCTCCAGTTCAGCTGCGAAGCTCGCCAACGGGCCGACCTCTCCGGCACGCCGGCCAGCAAACCCCAAACGTGCCCGTTTGCCTCAGCTGAAGAGGCTGCAGTCGGAGCCTTGGGGGCTGATTGCTCCCTCAGTCCTGGCGGCGGCCGCCTATGAGGAGAGTAAAAAAGCCAGCTCGGAAGACGATGTCGCCGCAGGGGTCAACGGACTCTGTCTGAATAAGAGGTCAGCTTTATCTAGACAGAGCAGTGTGGACGGAAAGGACAGCTTTTTTCCGCTGGTGGGTGAACAACCCTGCAAAATCACAACCTCAATATCAGTTCCTCCGACGTCCAAAGCCTCGTATGAGAGATCTCTGGGCCAGCACCAGTCGCTGGTACGACGCAGCACCGTCCCCACGGAGCAGGAGGGCAGCAGTTGCACCGGTGGACTTGCCAGTCTGAGAGACACCGTGCACAGGAGACATCTGGAGACGGATCACTATGACTCAGACTCCCAGCTCTACTCAGGCTCTGCCATGCTAGACTCTCCTAAAGTCCCGGTGGAACGAAGGAAACTGAACACTTCTCCTCTAGCGATGCTAACTAGCTCCAGAGAATCTCTGGATAGCAACGCCAGCACGTCCTCGCCCAGCACGGCCCACAGACGTGCAACAGGCCTCCTGGAGAGGAGAGGCTCGGGCACGCTGTTGCTGGACCACATCTCCCACACCAGGCCCGGCCATCTCCCCCCTCTCAACTTCAACCCGAACCCTCCCATCCCTGACATTGGGGCTAGTAGCAAGCCTTCCTCGCCCCTGGCCACAGGTATCAGATCGATTGCTCCAGTAGCACCGAACACACCAAAGAGAGGTGGCCTCAAGTCCAAGAAAAAACTTGTGAGAAGGCACTCTATGCAAGTGGAGCAGATGAAGCAGCTTTCTGATTTTGAAGAGATGGCTCATTAG
- the LOC119195660 gene encoding retinol dehydrogenase 14-like — protein sequence MRFGVNHLGHFLLTNCLLDLLKKSASSRVVTVSSLAHERGQIYFDDIHQEKDYQPWKSYSRSKLANVLLTRELANKLQGTGVTAYSLHPGVIRTELGRHFRPSMSLWKRIAYTPLTFFFKSPTQGAQTTIYCAVEQSLQNESGLYYSDCHPKTAAPWGLDDEAAKELWDLSASMVGLI from the exons ATGCGGTTTGGTGTGAACCACCTGGGCCACTTCCTGTTAACAAACTGTCTGTTGGATCTCCTAAAGAAGTCTGCTTCCAGCCGCGTCGTCACTGTCTCCAGTTTAGCTCACGAAAGAG GTCAAATCTATTTTGATGACATACATCAGGAAAAGGATTACCAGCCTTGGAAAAGCTATTCACGAAGTAAACTAGCTAATGTTCTCCTCACAAGAGAGTTGGCTAACAAGCTGCAAG GCACCGGAGTAACTGCCTACAGCCTCCACCCTGGTGTAATCCGGACAGAGCTCGGCCGACACTTCAGGCCCTCAATGTCCCTTTGGAAAAGAATTGCGTATACCCCACTCACGTTCTTCTTCAAGTCTCCAACCCAAGGGGCTCAGACGACCATCTACTGCGCTGTGGAGCAAAGCCTGCAGAATGAAAGTGGACTCTACTACAG CGACTGCCACCCTAAAACCGCTGCTCCATGGGGTCTGGATGATGAAGCTGCCAAGGAGCTGTGGGATCTGAGTGCCTCTATGGTTGGTCTGATATAA